The Corallococcus caeni genome includes a region encoding these proteins:
- a CDS encoding beta-ketoacyl-ACP synthase produces the protein MKRVVVTGVGALSPLGHDWKTVEARLRARQNAVQVMEPWKEYEGLNTRLGAPALPFELPPSAYSRKTTRTMGRVALMATRASELALQDAGLLGDPLVKGGRMGIAYGSSAGTPENMGDFGKMITHKTTEGITATTYLRMMSHTAAVNIGVFFGITGRIITTSSACTSGSQGIGYAYEAIKLGRQVAMLAGGAEELDATGAAVFDTLFATSTKHNEAPHQSPRPFHAQRDGLVLGEGACTLVLEELEHAKARGATIHAELLGYGTNSDGRHVTQPNADTMAEAMRLALEDAGVPASAIPYVNAHGTATDTGDVAESAATKAVFGDKVAISSLKSYMGHTLGACGALEAWMSIQMMRSDWFAPTLHLTADSVDPKCAPLDYVMGEGRALQTDLVMSNNFAFGGINTSLIFRRWP, from the coding sequence ATGAAGCGCGTGGTGGTCACCGGAGTCGGTGCGCTGAGCCCCCTGGGACATGACTGGAAGACGGTCGAGGCGCGGCTGCGTGCGCGTCAGAACGCCGTCCAGGTGATGGAGCCCTGGAAGGAATACGAAGGCCTGAACACGCGGCTGGGCGCGCCCGCCCTGCCCTTCGAACTGCCGCCGTCCGCGTACTCGCGCAAGACGACGCGCACCATGGGCCGCGTGGCGCTGATGGCGACGCGGGCCAGCGAGCTGGCGCTCCAGGACGCGGGCCTGCTGGGCGACCCCCTGGTGAAGGGGGGCAGGATGGGCATCGCCTACGGCTCCTCCGCGGGGACGCCGGAGAACATGGGCGACTTCGGCAAGATGATCACCCACAAGACGACGGAGGGCATCACCGCGACGACGTACCTGCGGATGATGTCCCATACGGCGGCGGTGAACATCGGCGTCTTCTTCGGCATCACCGGCCGCATCATCACCACGTCCAGCGCGTGCACCTCCGGCAGCCAGGGCATCGGCTACGCGTACGAGGCCATCAAGCTGGGCCGCCAGGTGGCGATGCTCGCGGGCGGCGCGGAGGAACTGGACGCCACGGGCGCGGCGGTGTTCGACACCCTCTTCGCCACCAGCACGAAGCACAACGAGGCGCCGCACCAGTCCCCCCGCCCCTTCCACGCCCAGCGCGACGGGCTGGTGCTGGGCGAGGGCGCGTGCACGCTGGTGCTGGAGGAGCTGGAGCACGCGAAGGCGCGCGGCGCCACCATCCACGCGGAGCTGCTGGGCTACGGCACCAACAGCGACGGCCGCCACGTCACGCAGCCCAACGCGGACACCATGGCGGAGGCCATGCGGCTGGCGCTGGAGGACGCGGGCGTGCCTGCCTCCGCCATCCCCTACGTCAACGCGCACGGCACGGCGACGGACACGGGTGACGTGGCGGAGAGCGCGGCGACGAAGGCCGTCTTCGGAGACAAGGTCGCCATCTCCAGCCTCAAGAGCTACATGGGCCACACGCTGGGGGCCTGCGGCGCGCTGGAGGCGTGGATGAGCATCCAGATGATGCGCTCGGACTGGTTCGCGCCGACGCTGCACCTGACGGCGGACTCCGTGGATCCGAAGTGCGCGCCCCTGGACTATGTCATGGGCGAGGGACGTGCTTTGCAGACGGACCTGGTGATGAGCAACAACTTCGCCTTCGGCGGCATCAACACGTCGTTGATCTTCCGCCGCTGGCCTTGA
- a CDS encoding toxin-antitoxin system YwqK family antitoxin: protein MRAPSVMRLLVLSVPLLSAPAWAIERCSFQGKPINLDNGNSTANLTGTVRCVDEDTKKETHTVAFKNGKQDGWEVRRWSDGRAVEQEYQAGKRHGGFKRYEDGRLVETGHYVDDNAQGEELRYHPNGKVSRRVDRQKEDAKSTFADYDETGRLTKAGCGLQSSWEAGLKDCVWKGPSPLVFFHPNGQKRAVIPMKDGRREGVTELFDKDGQRTATNAYAAGVLNGVSTRYAAGKALNSTTWVQGEREGDETEFFTDGGKKQVVTWKGRQQVKRVEYFQNGERKHELVVTGDRAVESFFEDDGSLRERRNLLKGEWNNGFDPDGVTETFLPDGGPESREHYVKGKAEGRRQVWAENGTLIEDSQWAQGRVTERKRWEPDGGLVEDEAFYEDGSRKKKK from the coding sequence ATGCGCGCGCCATCCGTGATGCGTCTCCTCGTGCTGTCCGTGCCCCTCCTCTCCGCGCCCGCGTGGGCCATCGAGCGCTGCTCGTTCCAGGGCAAGCCCATCAACCTGGACAACGGCAACTCGACCGCGAACCTCACCGGCACCGTGCGCTGCGTGGACGAGGACACGAAGAAGGAGACGCACACCGTCGCCTTCAAGAACGGCAAGCAGGACGGCTGGGAGGTGCGCCGCTGGTCCGACGGCCGCGCCGTGGAGCAGGAGTACCAGGCCGGCAAGCGGCACGGCGGCTTCAAGCGCTACGAGGACGGCCGGCTGGTGGAGACCGGGCACTACGTGGACGACAACGCGCAGGGCGAGGAGCTGCGCTACCACCCCAACGGCAAGGTGTCCCGGCGCGTGGACCGGCAGAAGGAGGACGCGAAGAGCACCTTCGCGGACTACGACGAGACCGGGCGGCTCACCAAGGCGGGCTGCGGCCTGCAGTCGTCCTGGGAGGCGGGCCTCAAGGACTGCGTCTGGAAGGGGCCCTCGCCGCTCGTGTTCTTCCACCCGAACGGGCAGAAGCGCGCCGTCATCCCGATGAAGGACGGGCGGCGCGAGGGCGTGACGGAGCTCTTCGACAAGGACGGGCAGCGCACCGCGACGAATGCGTACGCCGCGGGCGTGCTCAACGGCGTGAGCACACGGTACGCCGCCGGGAAGGCCCTCAACTCCACGACCTGGGTCCAGGGCGAGCGGGAGGGCGACGAGACGGAGTTCTTCACCGACGGCGGCAAGAAGCAGGTCGTCACCTGGAAGGGCCGTCAGCAGGTGAAGCGCGTGGAGTACTTCCAGAACGGCGAGCGCAAGCATGAGCTCGTGGTGACGGGCGACCGCGCGGTGGAGTCCTTCTTCGAGGACGACGGCTCGCTGCGCGAGCGGCGGAACCTGCTCAAGGGCGAGTGGAACAACGGCTTCGACCCCGACGGCGTCACGGAGACCTTCCTCCCGGACGGCGGACCGGAGAGCCGCGAGCACTATGTGAAGGGCAAGGCCGAAGGCCGCCGCCAGGTGTGGGCGGAGAACGGCACCCTCATCGAGGACTCGCAGTGGGCGCAGGGCCGCGTCACCGAGCGCAAGCGCTGGGAGCCTGACGGCGGGCTGGTGGAGGACGAGGCCTTCTACGAGGACGGCTCGCGCAAGAAGAAGAAGTAG
- a CDS encoding S8 family serine peptidase — translation MEINRKSPASIAPTARTDTSRVQGPKAKPLTVRDGFEPQGARPSNFVDRPTGRPTPPGASVPASAFTFGSSNVAVKPGANKVVDAKQVDPSQPKPKLTGEPVIAVIDGGVDYKHTDLDDAMWTNPGEVDGDGIDNDNNGIADDIHGFNVGTGKGDVFKGEGTDHGTHVAGIIAAEDNGEGNTGIAAGKAKVLSVGGLYDGADLLTNFERSVDYLVKMKTEHGVNIRAANASFGDSYRDAASQKRWQAAIQKLADADILLVAATANGNGSNMNNVPDMPANVDLPNVLTVASMDRNNDKLARFSSHGDKVVDLAAVGEDVLSTVPGNDWEEMSGTSMATPTVAATAARMFAENPDLTAVQVRDLILKTVEQDPDLKGKVITGGKLDIQAAIAAARATVEPRPETQPVAAR, via the coding sequence ATGGAAATCAACCGCAAGTCGCCCGCCTCCATCGCCCCCACCGCCCGCACGGACACCTCCCGCGTCCAGGGGCCCAAGGCGAAGCCCCTGACGGTGCGTGACGGCTTCGAGCCCCAGGGTGCGCGGCCGTCCAACTTCGTGGACCGCCCGACGGGCCGCCCCACGCCCCCGGGCGCCAGCGTTCCGGCTTCGGCCTTCACGTTCGGGTCCTCCAACGTCGCGGTGAAGCCGGGCGCGAACAAGGTCGTCGACGCGAAGCAGGTGGACCCGTCGCAGCCGAAGCCCAAGCTCACGGGCGAGCCTGTCATCGCGGTCATCGACGGGGGCGTGGACTACAAGCACACCGACCTGGACGACGCGATGTGGACGAACCCTGGTGAGGTGGACGGGGACGGCATCGACAACGACAACAACGGCATCGCGGACGACATCCACGGCTTCAACGTGGGCACCGGCAAGGGCGACGTGTTCAAGGGCGAGGGCACGGACCACGGCACGCACGTGGCGGGCATCATCGCCGCCGAGGACAACGGCGAGGGCAACACCGGCATCGCCGCGGGCAAGGCCAAGGTGCTGAGCGTGGGCGGCCTGTACGACGGCGCGGACCTGCTCACCAACTTCGAGCGCTCCGTGGACTACCTGGTGAAGATGAAGACCGAGCACGGCGTGAACATCCGCGCCGCGAACGCGAGCTTCGGCGACTCCTACCGCGACGCCGCGTCCCAGAAGCGCTGGCAGGCCGCCATCCAGAAGCTGGCGGACGCGGACATCCTGCTCGTCGCGGCCACGGCCAACGGCAACGGCAGCAACATGAACAACGTGCCGGACATGCCCGCCAACGTGGACCTGCCCAACGTCCTCACCGTGGCGTCCATGGACCGCAACAACGACAAGCTGGCCCGCTTCTCGTCGCACGGCGACAAGGTGGTGGACCTGGCCGCCGTGGGTGAAGACGTCCTCAGCACCGTGCCCGGCAACGACTGGGAGGAGATGAGCGGTACCTCCATGGCCACCCCCACCGTGGCCGCCACCGCCGCACGCATGTTCGCGGAGAACCCGGACCTGACGGCCGTGCAGGTGCGCGACCTCATCCTCAAGACGGTGGAGCAGGACCCGGACCTCAAGGGCAAGGTCATCACCGGCGGCAAGCTGGACATCCAGGCCGCCATCGCCGCCGCCAGGGCCACCGTGGAGCCCAGGCCGGAGACGCAGCCCGTCGCCGCGCGCTGA
- a CDS encoding M13 family metallopeptidase: MSFRSRPPFGAARMTLGVCASALITACASTAPAEKSPPQAQAATTPAPAPAAPAAPKPHFGSFGVDTPGMDTSVAPGDDFYRYVNGKWVDTTEIPPDRSAYGMFTRLAEDASQQTRALLEAAAKSDAAAGSEERKLGDFYASFMDEAAIEARGATPLKPELDRIAAVANRKDLATLLGTTLRSDVDPLNTGQSTTERLLGLWVAEDLNDPSRYAAYVLQGGLGLPDRDFYLKDTPRFKEVREKYQQHIAVQLKNAGIADAEAKARAIFALEKKIAQVHWAAQDTQDVAKVNNPWKQTDFAKKAPGLDWAAYFAGAGLTPQKDFIVWQPSAITGIAKLVGSEPIQTWKDYLAFHAIMRGTQFLSKPFVDAGFDFSGRTMSGAQQLRERWKRGVDFTNGAMGEAVGKRYVEKHFPPAAKAEADVMVRNILAALGRHIDALAWMSPETKARAKEKLGTVQVGIGHPDTWRDYSGLEIVKGDAFGNAERAELFEHKRNLAKLGKPVDRKEWFMTPQEVNALNSPQQNSIIFPAAILQPPFFDPNADPAVNYGGIGSVIGHEIIHSFDDVGAQFDAQGKLANWWTPKDLEQFKAAGQALAAQFSAYKPLPDMNVNGELTLGENIADVAGISIAHDAYVMSLGGKPAPTLDGFTGEQRFFMGFAQVWRNKFREPLLRRLLVTDGHSPGMFRAATVRNLDAWYPAFDVKPGQGLYLTPEQRVKVW, encoded by the coding sequence ATGTCGTTCCGTTCCAGACCGCCGTTTGGCGCCGCGCGCATGACGCTCGGCGTCTGCGCGTCCGCGCTCATCACCGCGTGCGCCTCCACCGCTCCCGCGGAGAAGTCCCCGCCGCAGGCCCAGGCCGCCACCACCCCGGCCCCCGCTCCGGCGGCCCCCGCCGCTCCCAAGCCGCACTTCGGGAGCTTCGGCGTCGACACGCCGGGCATGGACACGTCCGTCGCCCCCGGCGACGACTTCTACCGCTACGTCAACGGCAAGTGGGTGGACACCACGGAGATCCCTCCGGACCGCTCCGCCTACGGCATGTTCACGCGGCTGGCCGAGGACGCCTCGCAGCAGACGCGAGCGCTGCTGGAGGCCGCCGCGAAGTCGGACGCCGCGGCCGGCAGCGAGGAGCGCAAGCTGGGTGACTTCTACGCCAGCTTCATGGACGAAGCCGCCATCGAGGCCCGCGGCGCCACGCCGCTCAAGCCGGAGCTGGACCGCATCGCGGCCGTCGCCAACCGCAAGGACCTGGCCACGCTGCTGGGCACCACCCTGCGCAGCGACGTGGACCCCCTCAACACCGGGCAGTCCACCACGGAGCGCCTGCTGGGCCTCTGGGTGGCGGAGGACCTGAACGACCCCAGCCGCTACGCGGCCTATGTCCTCCAGGGCGGCCTGGGCCTGCCGGACCGCGACTTCTACCTGAAGGACACCCCGCGCTTCAAAGAGGTGCGGGAGAAGTACCAGCAGCACATCGCCGTCCAGCTGAAGAACGCCGGCATCGCCGACGCGGAAGCCAAGGCGCGCGCCATCTTCGCCCTGGAGAAGAAGATCGCCCAGGTGCACTGGGCGGCGCAGGACACGCAGGACGTGGCCAAGGTGAACAACCCCTGGAAGCAGACGGACTTCGCGAAGAAGGCGCCCGGCCTGGACTGGGCCGCGTACTTCGCCGGCGCCGGCCTCACGCCCCAGAAGGACTTCATCGTCTGGCAGCCGTCCGCCATCACCGGCATCGCGAAGCTCGTGGGCAGCGAGCCCATCCAGACGTGGAAGGACTACCTGGCCTTCCACGCCATCATGCGCGGCACGCAGTTCCTGTCGAAGCCCTTCGTGGACGCGGGCTTCGACTTCTCCGGCCGCACCATGTCCGGCGCGCAGCAGCTGCGCGAGCGCTGGAAGCGCGGCGTGGACTTCACCAACGGCGCCATGGGCGAGGCCGTGGGCAAGCGCTACGTGGAGAAGCACTTCCCCCCGGCCGCCAAGGCCGAGGCGGACGTGATGGTGCGCAACATCCTGGCCGCGCTGGGCCGCCACATCGACGCGCTCGCGTGGATGTCCCCGGAGACCAAGGCCCGCGCCAAGGAGAAGCTGGGCACGGTGCAGGTGGGCATTGGCCACCCGGACACCTGGCGGGACTACTCCGGGCTGGAGATCGTCAAGGGAGACGCCTTCGGCAACGCGGAGCGCGCGGAGCTCTTCGAGCACAAGCGCAACCTGGCCAAGCTGGGCAAGCCCGTGGACCGCAAGGAGTGGTTCATGACGCCCCAGGAGGTCAACGCGCTCAACTCGCCGCAGCAGAACTCCATCATCTTCCCGGCCGCCATCCTCCAGCCGCCCTTCTTCGACCCGAACGCCGACCCGGCCGTGAACTACGGCGGCATCGGCTCCGTCATCGGGCATGAGATCATCCACAGCTTCGACGACGTGGGCGCGCAGTTCGACGCGCAGGGCAAGCTGGCCAACTGGTGGACGCCCAAGGACCTGGAGCAGTTCAAGGCCGCGGGCCAGGCGCTGGCCGCGCAGTTCAGCGCGTACAAGCCCCTGCCGGACATGAACGTGAACGGCGAGCTGACGCTGGGAGAGAACATCGCCGACGTGGCGGGCATCTCCATCGCGCATGACGCCTACGTGATGTCCCTGGGCGGAAAGCCGGCGCCCACGCTGGACGGCTTCACGGGCGAGCAGCGCTTCTTCATGGGCTTCGCCCAGGTGTGGCGCAACAAGTTCCGCGAGCCGCTGCTGCGCCGGCTGCTCGTGACGGATGGGCACTCGCCGGGCATGTTCCGCGCGGCCACGGTGCGCAACCTGGATGCGTGGTACCCGGCGTTCGACGTGAAGCCCGGCCAGGGCCTCTACCTCACGCCGGAGCAGCGCGTGAAGGTCTGGTAG
- a CDS encoding excinuclease ATPase subunit — translation MKKALLLLALTAASPALARDTVTKVKLADVMALPEAKEKLDGTVKFYLEGAKTPNVLKTLGSDTTNKKTNGVGKSDDYACKWAALSALIALQEGAKKNGANAVVHIVSYYKKVESKSATEIECHAGSFVTGVALKGDYATIAK, via the coding sequence ATGAAGAAAGCCCTCCTGTTGCTGGCCCTGACCGCCGCCTCCCCCGCGCTGGCGCGCGACACCGTGACCAAGGTGAAGCTGGCGGACGTGATGGCCCTGCCGGAAGCCAAGGAGAAGCTGGACGGCACGGTGAAGTTCTACCTGGAAGGCGCGAAGACGCCCAACGTGCTCAAGACGCTGGGCAGCGACACCACGAACAAGAAGACCAACGGCGTGGGCAAGTCGGATGACTACGCCTGCAAGTGGGCCGCCCTCTCCGCGCTCATCGCCCTGCAGGAGGGCGCGAAGAAGAACGGCGCCAACGCGGTGGTCCACATCGTGAGCTACTACAAGAAGGTGGAGAGCAAGAGCGCCACCGAGATCGAGTGCCACGCCGGCAGCTTCGTCACGGGCGTCGCGCTCAAGGGCGACTACGCCACCATCGCGAAGTAG
- a CDS encoding CocE/NonD family hydrolase, with product MVLLFLLLPLTSVALPTTGFRFVDIPASDGTVLKANYVAPTTPGPHPAVVFISSWGLNDLEYLAQASALAQKGYVALSYTPRGFWASGGGIDTAGPADIADTSRVIDWMLANTTANPSRIGLAGVSYGAGISLIASGFDPRVKAVAALSGWSDLVASLFGGETRRPQAVALLDLAATLLGRPSPELSTTIDNYFANQDIESIKAWGRVRSAATYLDRINVNKPAILMANAYGDSLFPPNQLVSFYGQLTGPKRLELAPGDHAVVEATGLVGLPNPVWSSVTRWMDQYVAGVDTGISREAPVVLRTYDGDVEGYASWAQVSRSSQRYGLGAIRVLDGTGTLGGSPTSGGSRVVWSGFDTSADAGVALLTNGLQALSGIPPVVWLPGVNRLNAGVWTSSTTLSGLAIRGSVALRLRVTPSTSSGTVVAYLYDLLGDYGGLITHVPLSWKGATPGVPLDLDLAFPATAYDVPVLHRLALVVDTEDPLYLDANSTGATVSLGGPSWLDLPLR from the coding sequence GTGGTCCTGTTGTTCCTGCTGCTGCCGCTCACGAGCGTGGCCCTGCCGACGACGGGCTTCCGGTTCGTGGACATCCCCGCGAGCGACGGCACGGTCCTGAAGGCCAACTACGTCGCGCCCACCACGCCGGGCCCTCATCCGGCCGTGGTCTTCATCTCGAGCTGGGGGCTCAACGACCTGGAGTACCTGGCCCAGGCCAGCGCGCTGGCGCAGAAGGGCTACGTGGCGCTTTCCTATACGCCGCGCGGCTTCTGGGCGTCCGGCGGTGGCATCGACACGGCGGGCCCCGCGGATATCGCGGACACCTCGCGCGTCATTGATTGGATGCTCGCCAACACGACCGCCAATCCCTCGCGCATCGGGCTCGCCGGGGTCTCGTATGGGGCGGGCATCTCGCTCATCGCCTCCGGGTTCGACCCTCGCGTGAAGGCGGTGGCGGCGCTCTCCGGCTGGTCGGACCTGGTGGCGTCTTTGTTCGGCGGGGAGACGCGGCGTCCTCAGGCGGTGGCGCTGCTGGACCTGGCCGCGACGCTGCTGGGCCGTCCGAGCCCCGAGCTGAGCACGACCATCGACAACTACTTCGCCAACCAGGACATTGAGTCCATCAAGGCCTGGGGCCGCGTGCGCTCGGCGGCGACGTACCTCGACCGGATCAACGTCAACAAGCCCGCCATCCTGATGGCCAACGCCTACGGTGACAGCCTCTTCCCGCCCAACCAGTTGGTGTCGTTCTACGGCCAGCTCACCGGGCCCAAGCGGCTGGAGCTCGCTCCGGGCGACCACGCCGTCGTGGAGGCCACCGGCCTGGTGGGCCTGCCCAACCCCGTCTGGTCCAGCGTGACGCGCTGGATGGACCAGTACGTCGCGGGCGTGGACACCGGCATCTCCCGCGAGGCGCCCGTCGTGCTGCGCACCTACGACGGTGACGTGGAGGGCTATGCTTCGTGGGCCCAGGTCTCCCGGAGCTCGCAGCGCTACGGCCTGGGCGCCATCCGCGTGCTGGATGGCACCGGCACCCTGGGCGGCTCGCCTACGTCGGGCGGCTCGCGGGTCGTCTGGTCCGGCTTCGACACCTCCGCCGACGCGGGCGTGGCGCTGCTGACCAACGGACTCCAGGCGCTGAGCGGCATCCCGCCCGTGGTCTGGCTGCCGGGCGTGAACCGCCTCAACGCGGGTGTCTGGACGTCGTCCACCACCCTGAGCGGCCTCGCCATCCGTGGCTCCGTGGCCCTGCGCCTGCGCGTCACGCCCTCCACCTCCTCGGGGACGGTCGTCGCGTATCTGTATGACCTCCTGGGGGACTACGGCGGCCTCATCACCCACGTGCCCCTGAGCTGGAAGGGCGCGACGCCGGGCGTGCCGCTCGACCTGGACCTGGCGTTCCCCGCCACCGCGTACGACGTCCCCGTGCTGCACCGGCTGGCGCTCGTCGTCGACACGGAGGACCCGCTCTACCTGGACGCGAACAGCACGGGCGCGACGGTGTCGCTCGGCGGGCCGTCCTGGTTGGACCTGCCGCTGCGCTGA
- a CDS encoding GNAT family N-acetyltransferase gives MLRCWSPTDAPLALRTIEANLEHLRPWMEWAKRYPMTVAQQAGQLRRMRGLFDLGQDFAYGVFNRDGSEVLGGTGLHPRVGEGALEIGYWISAGHTGGGLATEVAGALTRVAFELEGVRRVEIHCDPRNVPSAAVARRLGFVHEGTLRQRLVAPDGVLRDMMVWTLLADEYPTSRAAATPAEAFDVLGQQLL, from the coding sequence GTGCTCCGCTGCTGGTCGCCGACCGACGCTCCGCTGGCACTCCGCACCATCGAAGCCAATCTGGAGCACCTGCGTCCCTGGATGGAGTGGGCGAAGCGCTATCCCATGACCGTGGCGCAGCAGGCGGGGCAACTGCGCCGGATGCGCGGGCTGTTCGACCTGGGACAGGACTTCGCCTACGGCGTGTTCAATCGCGACGGCTCCGAGGTCCTCGGAGGCACCGGACTGCATCCCCGGGTGGGGGAGGGCGCGCTGGAGATCGGCTACTGGATTTCGGCTGGCCACACGGGCGGGGGGCTCGCGACGGAAGTCGCCGGAGCCCTCACCCGCGTCGCCTTCGAGTTGGAGGGCGTGCGCCGGGTGGAGATCCACTGCGACCCCCGCAACGTGCCCAGCGCGGCGGTCGCCCGGAGGTTGGGTTTCGTCCACGAAGGCACGTTGCGGCAGCGGCTCGTCGCACCCGACGGCGTGCTCCGGGACATGATGGTCTGGACGCTGCTCGCTGACGAGTACCCGACAAGCCGTGCCGCCGCGACCCCCGCCGAGGCCTTCGACGTGCTGGGACAGCAGCTGCTCTGA
- a CDS encoding PQQ-dependent sugar dehydrogenase produces MLSPRRCPPCLAVLLALCLGGWPRAEAQPLAPLALPAGFSSEPVVAGLQYPTTFASLPDGRLLIAEKAGVVRLFKDGVLQPVPFLDIQGRVNSHHDRGLLGLAVDPAFATNGYIYLLYTYDAADTDDAGPKTSRLARYSAVGDMASPASEFVLLGTAVANSCNDLPAGADCIPSDSASHSVGSLRFAPDGTLFVTSGDGASFDAVDDDALRAQSLDSLAGKVLRVTRTGQGVASNPFWNGDAGANRSKVWALGLRNPYRFSLRPGTSTPYLGDVGWGTYEEINVALPGSNLGWPCYEGPFRQHGYEPKPVCQALYARGPGAVRAPIYYWDHGVGQTATGGAFYTGTAYPETWQGAYFFGDYTQQWIRSLRVDANDQLVPDSVTQFATGVGGLVELGIGPDSNLFFVDILAGELRRIRYTAGNTPPTAVASATPGRGEPPLLVRFSSAGSSDPDGDALQYSWDFGDGSPVSTLPAPEHTYAVTGFYVARLTVSDGRGGSHSAAVSVTVGNALPVVTIDSPAPTYRFKVGDVVTYSGSAVDPTEGPIPGDRLRWTITLRHCTSGTCHTHPYSTSTGATGSFTVPDHGDEVHFDIKLTAMNSTGLTSSRLITVDPQLVQVTLQTSPPGLELVFDGTSGPAPRVRPVIVGSTHTLGALSPQGTFEFREWSDGGAAEHVIQAGPSDASYTAVFESVAPMECPQGQYRAEYFGNRDLEGAPARVRCEGAPLSKSWGTGRPVPEVGVDDFSVRWTGRFYFVSGLFYFFAQADDGIRVYVDGSRIINAWKDQSTTSFVVGRWMSAGEHTVVMEYYEHDADAVAALRWSR; encoded by the coding sequence ATGCTGTCACCGCGACGCTGTCCGCCGTGCCTCGCTGTCCTGCTGGCGCTGTGTCTGGGAGGGTGGCCACGCGCCGAGGCCCAGCCTCTGGCGCCCCTCGCCCTGCCCGCGGGCTTCTCCTCCGAGCCGGTGGTCGCGGGCCTGCAGTACCCGACGACGTTCGCGAGCCTCCCCGATGGACGCCTCCTCATCGCGGAGAAGGCAGGCGTGGTCCGGCTCTTCAAGGACGGCGTCCTCCAGCCCGTGCCCTTCCTCGACATCCAGGGGCGGGTGAACTCGCACCATGACCGCGGGCTGCTGGGGCTGGCGGTGGATCCGGCCTTCGCCACCAACGGCTACATCTACCTGCTCTACACGTACGACGCCGCCGACACGGATGACGCCGGCCCCAAGACGTCGCGGCTGGCGCGCTACAGCGCCGTGGGGGACATGGCCTCGCCCGCCAGCGAGTTCGTGCTGCTCGGCACCGCCGTGGCCAACTCCTGCAATGACCTGCCCGCGGGAGCGGACTGCATTCCCTCCGACAGCGCCTCGCACTCCGTGGGCAGCCTCCGCTTCGCGCCGGACGGCACCCTCTTCGTGACGTCAGGCGATGGGGCCAGCTTCGACGCGGTCGATGACGACGCGCTGCGGGCGCAGAGCCTGGACTCCCTCGCGGGCAAGGTGCTGCGCGTCACCCGCACCGGCCAGGGCGTGGCCTCGAACCCGTTCTGGAACGGAGACGCAGGCGCCAACCGCTCCAAGGTGTGGGCGCTGGGGCTGCGCAATCCCTATCGCTTCAGCCTGCGCCCGGGCACCTCCACGCCCTACCTGGGCGACGTCGGCTGGGGCACCTACGAGGAGATCAACGTCGCGCTGCCGGGGTCGAACCTGGGCTGGCCCTGCTACGAGGGCCCCTTCCGCCAGCACGGCTACGAACCCAAGCCCGTCTGTCAGGCCCTCTACGCCCGGGGGCCCGGCGCGGTGAGGGCTCCGATCTATTATTGGGACCACGGCGTCGGCCAGACGGCCACGGGCGGCGCCTTCTACACGGGCACCGCGTACCCGGAGACGTGGCAGGGCGCCTACTTCTTCGGCGACTACACCCAGCAGTGGATCCGCTCCCTGCGGGTGGATGCGAATGATCAGCTCGTGCCCGACAGCGTGACGCAGTTCGCGACCGGGGTGGGTGGGCTGGTGGAGCTCGGCATCGGGCCGGACTCCAACCTCTTCTTCGTGGACATCCTCGCGGGGGAGCTGCGCCGCATCCGCTACACGGCGGGCAACACGCCGCCCACGGCGGTGGCCTCGGCGACGCCGGGCCGGGGTGAGCCTCCCCTGCTCGTGCGCTTCTCCAGCGCGGGCTCCAGCGACCCGGACGGGGACGCGCTCCAGTACAGCTGGGACTTTGGAGATGGCTCCCCCGTGTCCACGCTGCCCGCCCCGGAGCACACGTATGCCGTGACCGGCTTCTACGTGGCCCGGCTGACCGTCAGCGACGGGCGCGGCGGCAGCCACTCCGCCGCGGTGAGCGTCACCGTGGGCAACGCGCTCCCGGTCGTGACCATCGACTCGCCCGCGCCGACGTACCGCTTCAAGGTCGGCGACGTGGTGACCTACTCGGGCTCCGCGGTGGACCCCACCGAGGGCCCCATCCCCGGCGACCGGCTGAGGTGGACCATCACCCTGCGCCACTGCACGTCGGGCACCTGCCACACCCATCCGTACTCCACGAGCACGGGGGCGACCGGCTCCTTCACCGTCCCGGACCACGGTGACGAGGTGCACTTCGACATCAAGCTGACCGCGATGAACTCGACGGGGCTGACGAGCAGCCGGCTCATCACCGTGGATCCGCAGCTGGTGCAGGTGACGCTCCAGACGTCCCCGCCGGGGCTGGAGCTGGTGTTCGACGGCACGAGCGGTCCGGCGCCCCGCGTCCGTCCGGTCATCGTCGGCTCCACGCACACCCTGGGCGCTCTGTCGCCGCAAGGCACCTTCGAGTTCCGCGAGTGGTCCGACGGCGGGGCCGCGGAGCACGTCATCCAGGCCGGTCCGAGCGACGCCAGCTACACGGCCGTCTTCGAGTCCGTCGCGCCCATGGAGTGCCCGCAGGGACAGTACCGGGCGGAGTACTTCGGCAACCGGGACCTGGAGGGCGCCCCGGCGCGGGTGCGCTGCGAGGGAGCGCCGCTCTCGAAGTCCTGGGGCACGGGCCGCCCCGTGCCGGAGGTGGGAGTCGACGACTTCTCCGTGCGCTGGACGGGGCGGTTCTACTTCGTGTCCGGCCTGTTCTACTTCTTCGCCCAGGCGGATGACGGCATCCGCGTGTACGTGGACGGCTCGCGCATCATCAACGCGTGGAAGGACCAGTCGACCACGAGCTTCGTCGTGGGCCGCTGGATGAGCGCCGGCGAGCACACGGTGGTCATGGAGTACTACGAACACGATGCCGATGCCGTGGCGGCGCTCCGCTGGAGCCGCTGA